The proteins below come from a single Alkalinema sp. FACHB-956 genomic window:
- a CDS encoding universal stress protein produces MFRRILVALDRSDSSSAIFHEALTLARSMGAALMLLHVASVFEEGYSAPFYPGVDGIYSTLHDEVIKSYLAHWEEMQAESLNWLRSLCDQATEAGVPTEFSQAVGDPGQVICQQARFWNADLILVGRRGRKGFTELLLGSVSNYVLHHAPCSILTVQGSTICAHEQPIIQESPVV; encoded by the coding sequence ATGTTTCGGCGGATTCTTGTCGCGTTAGATCGTTCTGACAGTAGCTCAGCAATTTTTCATGAAGCCCTGACATTAGCGCGATCGATGGGGGCAGCCCTGATGCTGTTGCATGTTGCCAGCGTCTTTGAAGAGGGGTATAGTGCACCGTTTTATCCTGGGGTGGACGGGATCTATTCCACGCTCCATGATGAAGTGATCAAAAGCTATCTGGCCCATTGGGAAGAAATGCAGGCAGAAAGCTTGAATTGGTTGCGATCGCTCTGCGACCAAGCGACGGAGGCCGGGGTTCCGACGGAATTTTCCCAGGCAGTCGGCGATCCGGGACAAGTGATTTGTCAGCAGGCCCGATTTTGGAATGCAGATTTGATTTTGGTGGGGCGTCGAGGGCGCAAAGGCTTCACCGAGTTGCTGTTGGGGAGTGTTAGCAATTATGTCCTCCACCATGCGCCCTGTTCGATTCTGACGGTGCAGGGTTCCACTATTTGTGCACATGAGCAACCCATAATACAGGAATCGCCAGTCGTGTGA
- a CDS encoding response regulator transcription factor translates to MKEATNIIPKKLLLIDDDPNLILLVKDYLEFRGYEVITAENGREALEVLEGHTPDMIICDVMMPEMDGYSLVSAIRNDPKTNWIPVLFLSAKGQSQDRVKGLNIGADVYMVKPFEPEELVAQVESSLKQASRLIQHKESKGGDGSPKIQVPFDVELTPTELRVVQFVARGRANREIAEEMNVSQRTIESHVSNMLGKTGLHNRTELARWALENNMA, encoded by the coding sequence ATGAAGGAAGCTACTAACATCATCCCAAAAAAGTTACTCCTCATTGACGATGACCCTAACCTCATCTTGTTGGTTAAGGACTACCTGGAGTTTCGTGGCTATGAGGTGATTACCGCTGAGAACGGTCGAGAGGCCCTAGAGGTTTTAGAAGGGCACACACCGGACATGATTATTTGCGATGTCATGATGCCCGAGATGGATGGATATTCGCTCGTGAGTGCCATTCGCAATGATCCCAAAACTAACTGGATTCCTGTTCTCTTTCTCTCCGCCAAGGGCCAAAGCCAAGACCGCGTTAAAGGGTTAAACATTGGGGCGGATGTCTATATGGTCAAGCCCTTTGAGCCAGAAGAATTGGTGGCTCAAGTGGAATCGTCCCTCAAACAAGCATCCCGACTGATCCAACACAAGGAGTCCAAAGGTGGAGACGGGTCTCCCAAGATTCAAGTGCCCTTTGATGTGGAACTGACGCCGACTGAACTGCGGGTCGTTCAATTTGTCGCTCGGGGGCGTGCTAATCGCGAAATTGCTGAAGAAATGAACGTCAGCCAACGGACGATCGAAAGTCACGTTAGCAATATGCTAGGCAAAACGGGCTTACACAACCGGACTGAACTCGCACGGTGGGCCTTGGAAAATAATATGGCATAA
- a CDS encoding ferredoxin, whose product MSQENSLDACIRTLGLRTIERHLLICADQTKPLCCSQEVGLEAWNYLKRRLSELKLDQPQPDRPTCIFRTKANCLRVCQQGPILVVYPEGVWYRCATPEVIEQIIQQHLIGGQVVQEYAFLEHPLTPRPQKLSTQNLSTQNLNTQNLSTQTSQEASLQSPDSQAAP is encoded by the coding sequence ATGTCTCAAGAGAATTCCTTAGACGCTTGTATTCGCACCCTTGGTTTACGCACCATCGAGCGTCACCTTCTCATCTGTGCAGATCAAACCAAACCCCTGTGCTGTAGCCAGGAAGTGGGATTAGAAGCTTGGAACTATCTCAAGCGACGCCTCAGCGAATTGAAGCTAGATCAACCTCAACCCGATCGGCCCACCTGTATCTTTCGTACGAAAGCCAACTGTTTACGAGTGTGTCAACAAGGCCCCATCCTCGTGGTGTATCCTGAGGGGGTGTGGTACCGATGTGCAACACCTGAGGTCATTGAACAGATTATTCAGCAGCATCTCATTGGTGGGCAAGTTGTCCAAGAGTATGCTTTTTTGGAGCATCCCTTAACCCCGAGACCCCAGAAGCTTAGCACTCAGAACCTCAGCACTCAGAACCTTAACACTCAGAACCTCAGTACTCAGACCAGCCAGGAAGCGAGTCTCCAGTCTCCTGACTCACAAGCAGCGCCCTAG
- a CDS encoding helix-turn-helix domain-containing protein: MSFHPSVNPSSHPSVSQSSSAPSTPSPHPTQSPEYTARLQALMQAQGIPSFRNLSQRAGISEKAITRLRRGHLPLMKIRTLTRLASALEISIEALFQQFSQEPTAPPAHHLPPSNNLQGEYDRLVQQLQQQREQLWQEFQQTSLQTLEPWLLQWSAAVHAAQKNPQLPAVNLIPLVRPVETLLQQWGLLPIGTVGDEIPFDPHQHQLMAGSANPGDQVRIRYSGYRQGEKLLYRAKVSPIE, translated from the coding sequence ATGTCGTTCCATCCATCGGTCAACCCATCGTCCCATCCATCCGTTAGCCAGTCTTCTAGCGCTCCATCTACCCCCTCACCGCATCCCACCCAGTCACCGGAATACACAGCGCGTTTACAAGCGTTGATGCAGGCTCAAGGCATTCCCAGTTTTCGCAACCTCAGTCAGCGGGCAGGCATTTCGGAAAAAGCGATTACCCGTCTACGGCGCGGTCATCTTCCGCTGATGAAAATTAGGACATTAACCCGGTTAGCTAGTGCTTTAGAGATCTCGATCGAAGCGCTATTCCAGCAGTTTTCCCAGGAACCGACCGCACCGCCAGCCCATCATTTACCGCCCTCCAACAATCTGCAAGGGGAATACGATCGACTCGTGCAGCAGTTACAGCAACAACGGGAACAACTGTGGCAAGAATTTCAGCAAACCAGTCTACAAACGCTGGAACCTTGGTTATTGCAATGGTCTGCTGCTGTTCATGCCGCCCAGAAAAATCCCCAATTACCTGCTGTTAATTTGATTCCCCTAGTACGCCCGGTGGAAACGCTGCTTCAACAGTGGGGACTTCTCCCCATCGGAACGGTAGGGGACGAAATTCCGTTTGATCCGCACCAACATCAATTAATGGCAGGGAGCGCCAATCCAGGTGATCAGGTACGGATCCGATATTCTGGCTATCGGCAGGGAGAAAAATTGCTCTATCGGGCAAAGGTCAGTCCGATCGAATAA
- a CDS encoding DMT family protein: protein MLQPIVLLMISNVFMTFAWYGHLKDLKTAPLWVAIGVSWAIAFFEYCFQVPANRLGNAYFSLPQLKVLQEIITMVIFAGFSVIYMKVPITRNYMVAAMLLAGAAYLIFSENQTR from the coding sequence ATGTTGCAGCCGATCGTGTTGTTGATGATTTCCAATGTGTTTATGACCTTTGCCTGGTACGGGCATTTAAAGGATCTCAAAACTGCGCCTCTCTGGGTCGCGATCGGGGTGAGTTGGGCGATCGCGTTTTTTGAGTATTGCTTTCAGGTTCCTGCAAATCGGCTTGGCAATGCTTATTTCAGTCTGCCGCAGCTCAAAGTGCTCCAGGAAATTATCACGATGGTCATCTTTGCTGGATTCAGTGTGATCTATATGAAAGTTCCCATTACCCGCAATTACATGGTGGCCGCGATGCTATTAGCTGGAGCCGCCTACCTGATTTTTAGCGAGAACCAGACGCGATGA
- a CDS encoding NUDIX domain-containing protein, protein MAKVIQGDRIGKTGQITLGCSAVLFDPDGQRILMTRRTDNDRWCLPGGRVDPGESVAEACLREMVEETGLLVEIVRFLGVYSDPNYLIEYASGNRCQIVALNFEVKQVGGELGLSDETNAYGYYTRSEIRSMDVMDHQRQRIEDAFDSLENATEGPWIR, encoded by the coding sequence ATGGCAAAGGTTATTCAGGGCGATCGAATTGGCAAGACAGGTCAAATTACGTTGGGGTGTTCAGCGGTTTTATTCGACCCCGATGGCCAACGGATCTTGATGACGCGGCGCACGGATAACGATCGCTGGTGTTTGCCGGGAGGGCGGGTTGATCCGGGGGAATCCGTAGCGGAAGCCTGCCTGCGGGAAATGGTGGAGGAAACAGGGCTGTTAGTGGAAATTGTGCGCTTCTTAGGCGTGTATAGTGATCCCAATTATTTGATTGAATATGCCAGTGGTAACCGCTGCCAGATTGTGGCGTTGAATTTTGAAGTTAAACAGGTGGGCGGTGAATTGGGGTTGAGCGATGAAACCAACGCCTATGGCTATTACACGCGATCGGAGATTCGATCGATGGATGTCATGGATCACCAACGACAACGTATTGAAGATGCATTTGACAGTCTAGAAAATGCAACAGAAGGTCCTTGGATTCGATGA